The genomic interval ATACCCAGACCACCGAAAGATCACCCGGCCGGGCAGTCACCCGCGGACTCACGCCCACCGTGATCGGTGGAGAAGCGACCTCTGACGTACGGAACCCAGCGCGAAGAGTGTGAGCTGCTTGGCGCCGCCGCAGGGCTCGACCACCTGATCCAGGTGATCCGACGCGGACTGAGACAGGTCCAGTACCGGCCCGATCTCATCAACGGCTGCTTCGCCCAGACCGGTCTCATCCTTTCCTGTCTGCTGACAAGGCGGAAGGCCGCCTCGACTTCTGTCGTCGAGGCGGCCTTCCGTCGAGGCGGCCTTCCGCTTTGCTTCGATCCAGCCCTGAACACCCGGCGACGTCACACCTGTCAGCGGCGCCCGGAACCGAACGCCAGCGAAGGTAACGAAGGTTTCGTCAGAACTGGGAGCCCAGCGCGACCGCCAGGCCGAGGGCCGGCACACGGCGGCCGTTGCCGAGTTCGATGTCGGTGCTGTTGCGGTACACCCGGCCGTCGATCGTGACGGGTTCAGCGGGACGGTTGCGGAGGTTGGCCGACAGTATCGCGGAGAGCCTGCTCCATCTGGTTTCGAGTTCCAGGCCAAAACGGCCGAGAGTGTCCTGCCTGCCGTTCTCATCCATGTCGTAGCCGGTCCGGATCGTGTTGCCGATGCGGTTGTGGATCCACCGGAAGCGAGCTGCCTCGGAAACCGCCGCGACAACCGAGGTGAGTGCCCGACCGGCTGCGAGTGCAGGCGGGGTGTTCTGCCCCGGAGCGCGTTCGGGCATGTTGGCCAGGTGGTTGATGTCGCCGCGAAGCCCCAGGAAGGAGTCGTTCATCCGCCACTCGTCCCTGGAGAAACTGTTGTAGTTCTCCCCGAACGGAAGCGACTGGAAGTGGCGCGGCTCAAGGCGGTTGCCGGGGAACACGGCGTTGTAGGCGGCGCGGACCGGCGCCGAGTCCAGGTCGCGGAACATGTACCTGCCCTGAGGAGTGAAGTAACCCACCACGTACAGGTTGCTCGCCTCGACGATCAGGGAGAGGCGGTGGCTGTTGGTCTCCGTGTGGTCGATCAGCGCGACCTCGACGTAGTAGCCCGTCTGCCGGGTGGTGGCACTGTGCGGGAAGTTGGGGTGCACCGCGTGGCTGACGGTACGACGCAGGCTCTCCAGCATGGAGTCGTAGGCGTTGCCGGCCGAGAAGCTGCTGGTGCCCGGCCGCAGATTGGTGATGTCCCAGTCGATGCGGGTCCAACGTCTTTCCGGGTCGGCGTGCGCCTTCGGGGACAGCCCTTGGGTCAGGCCGAGAGCGGCCAGCAGAGCCAGGGTGAGGATCAGTACGCGGCTCATGAGCCTACGAGCGGACAGGGAAAGCCTCATGCGGAAGGTACTCCTGGGGAAAACGAGCGGGGAGTCGTGCGACGGAGATCTCCCGCGAGTGCGGGGGTCCGTGCACAGGGCGACGGACCGGGGGCGGTGGAGCTGGCTCTCCGTCCGAAGCACCTTCAGTCAAACGGAGGGGAACGGGGCGGCCCAGGCAGTTTCACCGGCAGAAGTAATGTCTTTGTCATACTTCTGCCGGATGGTTCCGGTGTTCTGCCGGACCACACGGATCAGGGGATATGTCGAGAATGAGCACCGGTACACCGGCCACCGGCGGGTTCGGTGAGCACCTGCACGGTCTACGGACGAGAGCCGGGCTCAGCCAGGAGGACCTGGCACACGCGGCGGGAGTGAGCGTTCGGGCCCTGTCGGACCTGGAGCGCGGGCGCGCCCGGGGACCACAGCGCCGTACCGTGGAGGCCCTGGCCACCGCGTTGAAGCTCGACGCCACCGGTGCCCGGGAGCTGGAACGGGTCGCGAGCCTGGGCCGTCCCCGCCCGGCCCGGCAGGCGGACGCCCCGCCGCCTGCCGCCGCACCGGACGCCGCGGTACGCAGGCCCGACGCCGCGGCACCCAGGTGCACGCCCGATCTGCTGCCGCGTGCCCCGCGCGGCTTTCACGGCCGGACGGCGGAGCTCGCCGCTCTGTCCCGGGCCACTGCGGGCGAGGCGCCCGTCTGCCTGGTCATCGGGCCTGCCGGGGTCGGGAAGACAGCCCTCGTCCTGCACTGGGCCCACCACAATCCTGCCGGACTCACCGGCGGACGCCTCTACGCCGACCTGCGCGGCTTCAGCGACACCGGCGAGGTGGCCGCCATCGAAGTGCTGCGCGAGTTCCTGCTGGTCCTCGACGTGCCCCACGGCCGGATACCGGAGTCCGAGAACGGCGCGTCCGCACTGTTCCGGTCGCTGGCCGCCGACCGCCAGCTCCTCGTCGTACTCGACAACGCACGCGACTCCGAACAGGTCCGGCCCCTCCTGCCCGGCGGAGACCGCTGCGTCACGGTCGTCACCAGCAGACACCGCCTCCCCGGACTGATCATCACCGACGCCGCACGGCCCGTCGCCGTCGACGTCCTCACACCCCAGGACGCCACCACGCTCCTGGCCCGGATCCTCGGCACCGACCGGGTGCACGCCGAGCCCGCCGCCGCGCTCCGGCTCGGCGAGCTGTGCGGCGGGCTGCCACTGGCCCTCGGGGTGACCGCCGCCCGCCTGGCCGGGCGGCCCGACTGGACCCTGGCCGAAATGGCCGCCGAGCTGTCGGACGAGACACGCCGGCTGAGCCTGCTGGACCTGGAGGACACCGGCGTCAGGGCCGCACTGCGCCTGACCGTACGACAGCTGCCCGCACACGTCTCCCCTCTGTTCGCCGCCCTCGGCCGCCACCCCGGCACGCACGTCGACCGCTACGCGGCCGCCGCCC from Streptomyces sp. NBC_00237 carries:
- a CDS encoding ribosome-inactivating family protein produces the protein MSRVLILTLALLAALGLTQGLSPKAHADPERRWTRIDWDITNLRPGTSSFSAGNAYDSMLESLRRTVSHAVHPNFPHSATTRQTGYYVEVALIDHTETNSHRLSLIVEASNLYVVGYFTPQGRYMFRDLDSAPVRAAYNAVFPGNRLEPRHFQSLPFGENYNSFSRDEWRMNDSFLGLRGDINHLANMPERAPGQNTPPALAAGRALTSVVAAVSEAARFRWIHNRIGNTIRTGYDMDENGRQDTLGRFGLELETRWSRLSAILSANLRNRPAEPVTIDGRVYRNSTDIELGNGRRVPALGLAVALGSQF
- a CDS encoding helix-turn-helix domain-containing protein; protein product: MSTGTPATGGFGEHLHGLRTRAGLSQEDLAHAAGVSVRALSDLERGRARGPQRRTVEALATALKLDATGARELERVASLGRPRPARQADAPPPAAAPDAAVRRPDAAAPRCTPDLLPRAPRGFHGRTAELAALSRATAGEAPVCLVIGPAGVGKTALVLHWAHHNPAGLTGGRLYADLRGFSDTGEVAAIEVLREFLLVLDVPHGRIPESENGASALFRSLAADRQLLVVLDNARDSEQVRPLLPGGDRCVTVVTSRHRLPGLIITDAARPVAVDVLTPQDATTLLARILGTDRVHAEPAAALRLGELCGGLPLALGVTAARLAGRPDWTLAEMAAELSDETRRLSLLDLEDTGVRAALRLTVRQLPAHVSPLFAALGRHPGTHVDRYAAAALASTDPTAADAALERLAVAHLLTETTPGRWTMHDLVRLYARGLDAHPDTLKRVLDYYITAATGAVAAAEPGSEDCFPLLADFSPPSAVREFADRSAAVAWYSAERNTLVRAVAAAHAAALHGRTWRIVMTMWPLIVWRVRDGWVPLLETALAAARTDADPHGEARVLNVLGWVLTEEGRTPEALVHLEAATALAAEAADAFAEANALIVLAMAQAALGGLDDAAKSCERAAELARASNDRRIERLAMQHLARHQADAGHWRQALTTATHALAFNYRPDTTDIPHILLLTIKGEALLGLGNRAEGIAQLDLAAREAESAGYDDGAVRALGALLRATPNATVQARYDTALTRLTTRS